In the Candidatus Margulisiibacteriota bacterium genome, CATCTAAACCCCCTAATATTTAATAAAATTATTTATATCCTTACTCTAGGCTATTCTTAGATTATATTTTTTATTTTGCCCAAGGTAAAGAAAAACCGTCAGATAAACAATTTTCTGGGGAATTTGGTAAGTATTTCGAGACCTTGGGCGGTAATCAGCACTGTGTCTTCCAGTCTCAATCCGAATTTACCAGGATAATAAAGGCCGGGCTCCACTGTTACTACCATTCCCGGCTTGGGCAGCAGCTTGGCATCCATGTCTTCCACAATGCGCGGATATTCATGCACTTCAATACCTATGCCATGGCCCAGGCTATGCAAAAAATGATACTGTACTTTTTTTTTCTCAAAATATTTATTCACTTTTTGGGCTACGATAAAAAATGGCTGCTTTTTTTTGAGTTCGTCCAAGGCCAAATCCTGGGATTTTTTTACGATTTTGAAGAGTTTTTTTATTTTTTTAGGGGCTTTTTTCTTTTTTCCAACATAAATCACTCTGGAAAAATCAGCGCAATATCCTTTTACTTTAACACCCAGATCAAACTGGATTATATCGCCTTTTCTTATAGTCCTGGTTGTAGGCAAACTATGTACCAGAGAGGAATGAGGGCCGGAACCGATAATGGTTTTAAAGGCAAGGTCCTTGTCAGCACCAAGCTCCGAGGCATAAAGAATAATTTTTTGTTCCAGTTCTTTTTCTGTTTTACCGGGTTTCAAATCCTGCCGTATAAGTTTCGCGAAAATTTGCACGGTAATACTACAGGCTTTGCGTATATTCTCAATTTCTTCTTTATCTTTTATAAGAGAAGATTTGCTGTATGCATAATTTACTTCATTTCTGAATTTCTGCAGAAATGACCTGTAGTAGTAAAGAAGGCCCATTAATCCTGAAGGAAATATTCAACGGCCAGCATGTAGCTTTTAAAATGAAAACCGCTTATCTGGCCAACAACAGCCGGCGCGATGGCAGACTCATGGCGTTTTGTCTCTCGCTTGTAGATGTTACTTAAATGAACCTCTACAGCCGGCACATTTACAGATTTTAAAGCATCATGAATTGCTAACGAATAATGAGTGTAGGCACCTGCGTTAATAATTATCCCCTGCACCTTTAACTTTTTGGCTTCCTGAATTTTATCGATGATTTCGCCTTCAACATTGGACTGAAAAAAGGAAAAAATCACCTTGTCCTTATATTTTTTATTTAGATAAGACTCCAGGTCTTTTAGCGTTTCTTTACCATAAATAACCGGTTCTCTTTCTCCCAGAAGGTTCAGGTTCGGTCCATTGATAATAAGAAGTTTTATTTTTTTTCCCATTTATTTTAATTCCTTTAACAATTCTCTCAAATCTTCAATTTTCAAATCTTTTACTATTCTAACTTTTCCGATTTCTTCTGGCAATATGAGGGTAAGCCTGTTACTCTTGACTTTCTTGTCCAGCATCATACATTCCAGAAGCCTGTCCGGACTTATTTTTTTCTGTGGTAAAAGCGGTAATTGCAGACGCTTCAGCAGATTAGTCTGCCTCTCCACAACATCTTGTTTACAAATTTTCAGTTTGCAGGCGATATTCGCAGCAATATTCATGCCTATGGCAACTGCTTCACCGTGCGTATATACCGAATAACCGGTCAATTTTTCCAAAGCATGACCGAACGTATGTCCGTAATTCAATATCATGCGCAAGCCTGATTCTTTCTCGTCCA is a window encoding:
- a CDS encoding Xaa-Pro peptidase family protein; this encodes MGLLYYYRSFLQKFRNEVNYAYSKSSLIKDKEEIENIRKACSITVQIFAKLIRQDLKPGKTEKELEQKIILYASELGADKDLAFKTIIGSGPHSSLVHSLPTTRTIRKGDIIQFDLGVKVKGYCADFSRVIYVGKKKKAPKKIKKLFKIVKKSQDLALDELKKKQPFFIVAQKVNKYFEKKKVQYHFLHSLGHGIGIEVHEYPRIVEDMDAKLLPKPGMVVTVEPGLYYPGKFGLRLEDTVLITAQGLEILTKFPRKLFI
- the aroQ gene encoding type II 3-dehydroquinate dehydratase; protein product: MGKKIKLLIINGPNLNLLGEREPVIYGKETLKDLESYLNKKYKDKVIFSFFQSNVEGEIIDKIQEAKKLKVQGIIINAGAYTHYSLAIHDALKSVNVPAVEVHLSNIYKRETKRHESAIAPAVVGQISGFHFKSYMLAVEYFLQD